AGGCCCCAAAAACATGACGACTGACGGGGCACCTGCAAGAAGTAGTCGCCAAACCGGATTGACTCTCGACACGTGCCCGATCAAGCGACCGCTTTCCCCGTACGTTCGGTCAAGAACAAACGGTATGTGGTTAGCCACGAGACCGTCGCCCGTCTGGCAGGCCCATCCACCTAGTGGATATTGGTCGATATGGGCATGCATCTGGGCCAGATCGTTTAAGGCGTGATATTTCGGCCGGTACATGTTTTCTCCTTCAATTGCTCACGACGTGGCTGAGTAGCAAGGCCGCCAATACCCACATGGTCACGCCAATGATGCCATCTAGCACTTGCCAGGACCTCGGCTTGGCGAATAATGGCGCCAACCAGCGGGCACCCAAGCCCAATGCGCTGAACCACGCCAAGCTCGCCGAACTAGCACCGGCAACAAACCATCCCCTGAGAGAAGATGGTTGCTGCGCACCGATGCTCCCGACCAGCAAGACGGTATCCAAATAAACGTGTGGATTGAGCAGCGTAAAGGCAGCCGCCTGTGCCACCGCAGCGCCTCGGCTAAGTCCATCGCTTCTCGCATCGGCGCGCAATTCTGCTTTTTGTCGCATGCGCTGTAGTGCTTGCCATCCATACCAACCAAGAAACACGGCGCCAGATAACGCCATGGCCTTCGCCAAATCGGGTCGATCGCCAATAACCTGGGCCAAGCCAAAGACCCCTGCGCCAATCAATAAGGCATCCGCCAAAGCGCAGAACAGCACAATCAACCCGACGTGCTCTTGCCGTAACCCTTGACGCAGGACGAATGCGTTTTGCGCGCCAATAGCGACAATCAAACCGAGGCTGAGTACAAGACCTTGAATAAATACTGCGACGGCCATCTTTATTGCTCCCCGATGCTTGATGTCAGACAGATTGCCTTCCGGATGCAATGAAGGCAAACTATCTTTACTGAACCAAGATTAGGAAATCTAAAGAGTGTTTGACTACGAATCGCTTTTTGCGCTCGCCGCCATCATTCGTGAGGGTAGCTTTGAGCGTGCAGCACGTACCCTGAACGTGACCCCATCCGCGGTGTCGCAGCGAATTCGCTTGCTGGAAGAGCGTGTCGGCACGCCCTTGGTCGTGAGAGGGCAGCCATGCCACGCGACAGAAATGGGTAGGCGACTTTGCCAGCACGTCGATCGCGTACGGTTGCTGGAAAGGGAATTACACGATGCGTTACCAACGCTTGCAACGGATGGTGACGCCCGAGTGGAAATGCCAATTGCGGTCAATGCTGACAGTCTGGCGACG
This sequence is a window from Orrella marina. Protein-coding genes within it:
- a CDS encoding LysE/ArgO family amino acid transporter, which codes for MAVAVFIQGLVLSLGLIVAIGAQNAFVLRQGLRQEHVGLIVLFCALADALLIGAGVFGLAQVIGDRPDLAKAMALSGAVFLGWYGWQALQRMRQKAELRADARSDGLSRGAAVAQAAAFTLLNPHVYLDTVLLVGSIGAQQPSSLRGWFVAGASSASLAWFSALGLGARWLAPLFAKPRSWQVLDGIIGVTMWVLAALLLSHVVSN